The Tachyglossus aculeatus isolate mTacAcu1 chromosome 22, mTacAcu1.pri, whole genome shotgun sequence genome window below encodes:
- the LOC119943823 gene encoding olfactory receptor 4S2-like, translated as MEMINNVTEFELLGFSQNVQVQMACFVIFFLFYATNLVGNSLIMLTICFGKLYRSPMYFFLTFLSLIDLCYSSFTAPKMIRDLISERKTISFEGCMMQLFGVHFFGSIEIFLLTVMAYDRYVAICKPLHYVKIMNWSVCNKMVLGTWAGGFIHSMIQLSLVVQLPFCGPNVIDHYFCDVHPLLKLACANAYVASVVDMANTGTITLGPFLILLYSYSIILWSLRHQSKEGRRKALSTCVSHIIVVIIFFGPCTFIYIRPDVTFSVDKMVAVFYTIITPMLNPLIYTLRNAVVKNAMKKLWSRKVVLQK; from the coding sequence ATGGAAATGATAAACAATGTCACGGAATTTGAGCTCTTGGGATTTTCTCAGAACGTACAAGTGCAGATGGCATGTTTTGTGATATTTTTCCTCTTCTATGCCACCAACCTTGTGGGAAACAGCCTCATCATGCTGACCATCTGTTTCGGAAAACTCTACCggtcacccatgtacttcttcctcacatTTCTGTCTCTGATAGATCTTTGCTACTCCTCCTTCACGGCCCCCAAGATGATTAGAGACCTGATCTCGGAGAGGAAAACCATCTCCTTTGAGGGGTGTATGATGCAACTTTTTGGTGTTCATTTCTTTGGTTCCATCGAGATCTTCCTCCTTacagtgatggcctatgaccgttacgtggccatctgcaaacccctccATTATGTGAAGATCATGAACTGGTCTGTATGCAATAAAATGGTTCTGGGCACATGGGCTGGGGGCTTCATCCACTCCATGATTCAGTTGTCCCTGGTTGTCCagctgcccttctgtggccccaatgtgaTCGATCACTATTTTTGCGACGTCCATCCCCTACTGAAACTTGCCTGTGCCAACGCCTATGTCGCCAGTGTTGTAGACATGGCCAATACTGGGACAATCACTCTGGGGCCATTTCTCATCTTGCTCTACTCTTATTCCATCATATTGTGGTCCTTGAGACATCAGAGCAAAGAAGGACGGCGAAAAGCTCTCTCTACCTGTGTTTCTCACATCATTGTGGTCATCATCTTCTTTGGTCCCTGTACTTTTATATACATACGACCGGATGTCACCTTTTCAGTAGATAAAATGGTTGCCGTATTTTATACCATCATCACCCCGATGTTAAACCCTCtgatctacactctgaggaatgCAGTGGTGAAGAATGCCATGAAGAAGTTGTGGAGTAGGAAAGTGGTTTTGCAAAAATGA